In Terriglobales bacterium, a single window of DNA contains:
- the sthA gene encoding Si-specific NAD(P)(+) transhydrogenase, which produces MSVLDYELVVIGSGPAGQKGAIAAAKAGKRVALIDRSVMIGGVSVHTGTIPSKTLREAIFQLTGFTVKALYGKRKHDISIRDLASRVNAIVSQETEVIRDQLKRNGIVIYEGSAQFLDPHTLEVQGEDEKVEVKAERVLAACGTRPARNPEIAFDNHRVIDTDHLSGLGHIPKEIIVVGAGVVGLEYASFMAALGADVTLIDQRPTILEFVDREIIEALSYHLRRLGVIFRLGEKVDRVGIDATRDVVFAELQSGKKVHGDALIYAVGRQANGDQLHIEAAGVTADSRGRLKVNEFFQTEVPHIYAAGDVIGFPALASTSMEQGRLAASHMFGIPFEHMPELLPYGIYTIPEISMVGETEESLTSHRVPYEVGIARYSELAKSMMLGDETGMLKLLFDRQTRKLLGVHALGQRATEIIHIGQAVLFYGGSVEYFRDMVFNYPTLAEAYKVAALDGLNKL; this is translated from the coding sequence ATGAGTGTATTGGACTATGAACTCGTTGTAATCGGCAGCGGCCCCGCAGGCCAGAAAGGCGCTATCGCGGCGGCGAAGGCAGGCAAGCGCGTTGCTCTGATCGACCGCAGCGTCATGATTGGAGGCGTTTCCGTTCATACTGGCACGATTCCCAGTAAGACGCTACGAGAAGCCATCTTCCAGCTCACTGGTTTCACCGTAAAGGCCCTATACGGCAAGCGAAAGCACGACATTTCTATCCGGGACCTCGCCTCACGTGTCAACGCCATTGTGTCGCAAGAAACCGAGGTCATTCGGGACCAATTGAAGCGCAACGGCATCGTTATTTATGAAGGCAGCGCGCAGTTCTTGGATCCGCATACCCTGGAAGTTCAAGGCGAGGATGAAAAGGTTGAAGTCAAAGCTGAAAGAGTGCTTGCCGCCTGTGGCACGCGACCAGCACGCAACCCGGAGATTGCTTTCGACAATCATCGAGTCATCGATACGGATCACCTTTCTGGCTTAGGCCACATTCCGAAGGAAATCATCGTTGTCGGTGCTGGTGTCGTGGGTCTCGAATACGCTTCATTCATGGCGGCATTGGGCGCTGATGTCACATTGATCGATCAACGGCCAACAATTCTTGAGTTCGTAGACCGGGAAATCATTGAGGCACTCTCCTACCACTTGCGCCGGCTCGGCGTCATTTTCCGGTTAGGAGAAAAGGTGGATCGTGTTGGCATTGACGCGACACGCGATGTGGTCTTTGCTGAGTTGCAGAGTGGCAAAAAAGTGCACGGTGACGCTCTCATCTATGCCGTGGGTCGGCAGGCGAATGGTGACCAACTTCACATCGAAGCTGCCGGGGTAACTGCTGATTCGCGCGGCAGATTGAAAGTGAATGAATTCTTCCAAACCGAAGTTCCACACATTTATGCGGCAGGCGACGTGATTGGATTTCCAGCGCTCGCCAGCACATCGATGGAGCAGGGGCGGCTAGCTGCCAGCCATATGTTCGGGATTCCTTTCGAGCACATGCCCGAGCTGTTACCCTACGGAATCTATACGATTCCGGAAATCTCCATGGTTGGCGAGACTGAGGAGTCGCTCACTTCTCACAGAGTTCCGTACGAAGTAGGGATCGCCCGCTACTCTGAACTGGCGAAGAGCATGATGCTCGGCGATGAAACCGGCATGCTCAAACTCCTGTTCGATCGCCAAACGCGCAAGCTTCTTGGCGTGCACGCCTTAGGACAGCGCGCAACGGAAATTATTCATATCGGGCAGGCCGTACTCTTTTACGGTGGGTCGGTCGAATACTTCCGCGACATGGTCTTTAACTACCCGACCCTCGCCGAGGCTTACAAAGTAGCGGCTTTAGACGGACTCAACAAGCTCTGA
- a CDS encoding DHA2 family efflux MFS transporter permease subunit: MSTANAISAEQQAWKPQINPWIIGVVVSLASFMEVLDTSIANVALPHIAGNLGASNDESTWVLTTYLVSNAIVLPISGFLVGWFGRKRFFLMCIAFFTVSSFLCGIAPSLGMLLLFRVLQGAFGGGLQPMTQAILADSFPPEKRGLAFALYGVTAICAPAIGPTLGGWITDNYSWRWIFYINVPVGVLAVLLVSQLVEDPPYLSRLKDTVGKFDYIGFGLLAVGIGALQVALDKGQEDDWFGSRFITALIIVAVVGLVALIIWEWRHKEPIVDVRLFKMFNFASTSVMMFVLGVVMFSSTVLLPQFLQTLMGYTAEKAGMVISMAAILLVLLLPLVGRLTTYFQVRHLLAFGWITLAVAMYFMCKHIDLFISFRAAAWMRIWQYLPAGFLFVPLTMAAYVGLPKEKNNAAAGLINFVRNMGQSVGTSAVTTLLARRSQYHQSVLAEHTRSPRFAAAVAGLTSRLTHVGLSLHAAQQQALARMYSMVMAQAQALSYVEIYWLLAVTSALMFLLCFLLAKNKPGEGGNVVVH, from the coding sequence ATGAGCACCGCAAATGCAATCTCCGCTGAACAGCAAGCATGGAAACCGCAGATCAATCCGTGGATCATTGGTGTAGTGGTTTCGCTCGCTTCTTTCATGGAAGTACTCGACACCAGCATTGCCAATGTCGCTCTTCCGCACATTGCAGGCAATCTGGGCGCGAGCAATGACGAGAGCACGTGGGTCTTGACTACTTACCTGGTGTCAAACGCCATAGTGCTTCCTATTAGCGGTTTCTTGGTTGGGTGGTTCGGACGTAAGCGCTTTTTTCTGATGTGCATCGCCTTTTTTACAGTGAGCTCGTTTTTGTGCGGTATCGCGCCGAGCCTCGGAATGCTCCTTCTTTTCCGGGTGCTGCAAGGCGCCTTCGGTGGCGGACTCCAGCCGATGACGCAGGCAATCCTCGCGGATAGTTTTCCCCCAGAGAAACGCGGGTTGGCCTTCGCATTGTATGGAGTCACCGCCATCTGTGCCCCTGCAATTGGTCCCACGCTGGGAGGCTGGATTACCGATAATTATTCCTGGCGCTGGATTTTTTACATCAACGTTCCAGTGGGCGTTCTGGCTGTGCTGCTCGTCTCGCAGCTTGTCGAAGATCCCCCCTACTTGTCCCGTCTGAAAGATACGGTCGGGAAATTCGACTACATTGGGTTTGGCCTGCTCGCCGTCGGTATAGGCGCTCTCCAGGTTGCGCTGGACAAAGGACAAGAAGATGACTGGTTCGGATCGCGGTTCATTACCGCACTCATCATTGTTGCCGTCGTGGGTTTGGTTGCCCTCATCATCTGGGAGTGGCGGCACAAGGAACCCATAGTGGATGTCCGTCTGTTCAAAATGTTTAATTTTGCCAGCACCAGTGTGATGATGTTCGTACTTGGCGTCGTTATGTTCAGTTCCACCGTGCTTCTTCCTCAGTTTCTGCAAACGCTCATGGGCTACACCGCAGAGAAGGCCGGCATGGTTATCTCTATGGCGGCTATTCTCCTGGTCCTTCTTCTACCGCTGGTCGGGCGCCTCACCACGTACTTCCAAGTCCGGCACCTTCTCGCCTTCGGCTGGATCACGCTCGCTGTAGCCATGTATTTCATGTGCAAACACATCGATCTATTCATCAGCTTTCGTGCTGCCGCGTGGATGCGCATCTGGCAGTACCTGCCGGCTGGATTCCTGTTCGTGCCGCTCACAATGGCCGCGTACGTCGGTCTGCCAAAAGAAAAAAACAATGCTGCTGCTGGTTTGATAAATTTCGTGCGCAACATGGGGCAGAGCGTAGGAACCTCGGCTGTAACTACGTTACTGGCGCGTCGAAGCCAATACCATCAGTCTGTTCTTGCCGAGCACACGCGGTCTCCTCGCTTCGCTGCGGCCGTCGCAGGCTTGACCAGCCGTCTGACACATGTCGGTCTGAGCCTCCACGCGGCCCAGCAACAGGCCCTTGCCAGAATGTACAGCATGGTGATGGCACAGGCTCAGGCCCTGTCTTACGTTGAGATCTATTGGCTGCTCGCGGTGACTTCAGCGCTGATGTTTCTATTGTGCTTCTTGCTAGCCAAGAACAAACCGGGAGAGGGCGGGAATGTTGTCGTTCACTGA
- a CDS encoding TolC family protein, with translation MKIREGMNTTMQSEKMKTMQTVRCLVDRVLLRLAVLAFATIMCCAMAVGQNNTGMGAAASYAATQGSAPGQTTGLIASVPSGPVTDDVLRLTLHDAINRALRYNLGSIESGENARIARGQRLIALSHLLPQVSAGASEHVEQVNLTTIGLKVPGIPTVVGPFSYSSVDASVSQTLFSFESIQRFRAARTAEQAAQLSYQDILDAVTLTVGNAYLQVIEASSRIQAQEFQVQNARALNDQARDDVEAGTAPRIDVTRTEVQLHTEEYNLSVTRNNFAVAKLYLSRAIGLPLGQEFELVDELPYSEISPLALDDALKMAYRSRNDFRAALDTEKAATQNVSAAKGERYPVVAANGDYGDLGRTFGHSHGEFSFQAGISVPVFTGGRIKGDITQAEAELQKRKAEAENIRGQVDFDVRTAFLNLNAAKEQVAVAKQNVELANESLARSKDRFTSGVTDSVEVVQAEQALASANDQYITSLYNHNFAKLSLARALGVARTSYEQYLGGK, from the coding sequence ACCGTTCGATGCCTTGTGGATCGAGTGCTTTTGCGGCTCGCAGTATTAGCTTTTGCGACGATCATGTGTTGCGCGATGGCTGTGGGTCAAAACAATACCGGGATGGGTGCCGCAGCCAGTTATGCAGCCACTCAAGGTTCCGCCCCGGGGCAAACGACTGGATTGATAGCAAGTGTTCCAAGCGGCCCGGTAACCGACGATGTCTTGCGCTTAACTTTGCACGACGCTATCAATCGTGCTCTACGCTATAACCTGGGATCGATCGAGAGCGGAGAGAATGCACGCATCGCACGCGGCCAAAGACTGATTGCGCTTAGCCATCTCCTACCACAAGTCAGCGCGGGAGCTTCAGAGCATGTCGAGCAAGTAAACCTTACCACTATCGGATTAAAGGTACCGGGCATACCGACTGTGGTCGGGCCTTTCAGCTACAGCTCCGTCGACGCAAGTGTGAGTCAAACGCTCTTCAGCTTCGAATCGATCCAGCGCTTTCGTGCAGCTCGCACAGCCGAACAAGCCGCACAGCTCAGTTATCAGGACATTCTCGATGCGGTAACCCTGACTGTCGGCAATGCCTATCTACAGGTAATCGAAGCAAGCTCGCGCATCCAGGCACAAGAGTTCCAGGTACAGAATGCGAGAGCCCTTAACGACCAGGCTCGCGATGACGTGGAGGCCGGTACAGCTCCACGAATTGACGTTACGCGAACCGAAGTTCAATTGCACACAGAGGAATACAACCTCAGCGTTACACGCAACAACTTCGCTGTAGCAAAACTCTACTTGAGCCGTGCCATTGGACTGCCGCTCGGACAAGAGTTTGAGCTTGTAGACGAACTTCCCTATTCCGAGATTAGTCCGCTCGCCCTGGACGATGCCCTGAAGATGGCATACAGGTCTCGCAACGACTTCCGCGCAGCCCTCGATACTGAAAAAGCAGCTACTCAGAACGTTTCGGCTGCGAAAGGTGAGCGCTATCCCGTTGTGGCCGCAAATGGCGACTACGGCGATCTCGGACGGACATTCGGTCACTCCCACGGGGAATTCAGTTTCCAGGCGGGGATCAGTGTCCCGGTCTTCACCGGTGGACGGATCAAAGGCGACATTACGCAAGCGGAAGCTGAACTGCAGAAGCGAAAGGCAGAAGCGGAGAACATCCGCGGTCAGGTCGACTTTGACGTGCGGACCGCATTTCTCAACCTCAATGCGGCCAAAGAACAAGTGGCGGTAGCAAAGCAAAATGTTGAACTCGCCAATGAGAGCCTCGCTCGGTCGAAAGACCGCTTCACTTCCGGAGTGACCGATAGCGTGGAAGTAGTGCAGGCCGAGCAGGCTCTCGCCAGCGCCAACGATCAATACATAACCAGCCTCTACAACCACAACTTCGCCAAGCTCTCGTTGGCTCGCGCTCTGGGAGTAGCACGCACGAGCTACGAACAATATCTAGGAGGAAAGTAA
- a CDS encoding HlyD family secretion protein translates to MPNDNGTQTIAADEKQPITVVDSEAPGSQSKKEPGKHLATHRKRVLMISAAIVVVIASCYFAWNAFRYEDTDDAQVDGHVMPLSARISGHIKEVHVIEGQLVHAGDVLVTIDPEDYQIAADQAQANLADALATSASSHWNVPITSVTVQSNLNSAKTAVFNAEAGLKAAEQNYESAKAALAQAEANATKSDADLERYTKLVAKEDISRQQYDQAVATATANRAAVVSAQAGVLAAEQSVQQAQGKLVQAKNDVRTAETAPQQISLTRAKAEAADAQVLQRRAQLAQTQLNLNYTVILSPVTGIVGKRSVEVGQNVSVGQELVDVVPLDDIWVTANFKETQLAHMRPGQPVEIKVDAYGRTWKGHVTNLGGGTGAIFSLLPPENATGNYVKVVQRVPVRLDFDRPEGQDFNSEELLKPGLSVEPEVRVR, encoded by the coding sequence ATGCCGAACGACAACGGCACTCAAACCATCGCCGCTGATGAAAAGCAACCAATCACTGTTGTGGATAGCGAAGCGCCCGGTTCCCAGTCGAAGAAAGAGCCCGGCAAACACCTAGCAACTCACCGCAAACGAGTTCTCATGATCTCGGCTGCCATAGTGGTCGTCATTGCATCCTGCTATTTCGCGTGGAATGCGTTCCGCTACGAAGACACCGATGATGCGCAGGTGGACGGTCATGTTATGCCGCTGAGTGCCCGAATTAGCGGGCATATCAAAGAGGTGCACGTTATTGAAGGACAACTTGTTCATGCCGGCGACGTATTGGTGACCATCGATCCCGAGGACTACCAGATAGCGGCGGACCAGGCACAAGCAAATCTGGCGGACGCGCTAGCCACATCCGCGAGTTCCCACTGGAACGTGCCGATTACGTCCGTAACAGTTCAGAGCAATCTGAATTCGGCGAAAACCGCCGTGTTCAACGCAGAAGCTGGACTAAAAGCAGCCGAGCAAAACTACGAATCCGCCAAAGCAGCGTTGGCGCAGGCCGAGGCTAACGCCACAAAGAGCGATGCAGACCTCGAACGTTATACAAAGCTCGTTGCGAAAGAAGACATCTCTCGCCAGCAATATGACCAGGCGGTTGCCACGGCAACAGCAAATCGCGCAGCAGTCGTCTCGGCGCAGGCCGGCGTGCTTGCCGCCGAACAGTCCGTACAGCAGGCTCAAGGGAAACTTGTGCAGGCAAAAAACGACGTGCGGACTGCCGAAACTGCGCCCCAGCAGATTTCACTCACCCGCGCTAAGGCGGAGGCAGCCGATGCCCAGGTGCTGCAACGCAGGGCCCAACTTGCGCAAACACAGCTTAACCTCAACTACACGGTGATTCTCTCTCCCGTAACGGGAATTGTCGGCAAGAGAAGCGTTGAAGTGGGCCAGAACGTGAGTGTCGGACAGGAACTGGTGGATGTCGTTCCCCTGGACGACATCTGGGTAACCGCCAATTTTAAAGAGACGCAGCTTGCCCATATGCGCCCTGGTCAACCCGTCGAGATCAAGGTGGATGCATATGGACGCACGTGGAAAGGCCATGTGACCAACTTGGGCGGGGGCACTGGTGCGATTTTCAGTCTGCTGCCTCCTGAAAACGCAACTGGCAACTATGTGAAGGTCGTACAACGAGTGCCGGTTCGCCTGGATTTCGACCGCCCGGAAGGACAAGACTTCAATTCCGAAGAATTGCTGAAGCCGGGGCTGTCCGTGGAGCCGGAAGTGAGAGTCCGATGA